One genomic window of Candidatus Zixiibacteriota bacterium includes the following:
- the ccsA gene encoding cytochrome c biogenesis protein CcsA: MAPGQLGDFALVLAFAMTLLSGVAFLLTALGKRNLSDLGTKAYALQMTFATVALGYLYYLFFTHNFAIKYVFEYSSSDLPFFYLLSAFWGGQEGTYLLWLFLSTLFGFFILSRTGRYSTWGMFFHSLVHLFLLCILVFGLSPFRPLEFAATEGAGLNPLLQDPWMVIHPPVMFLAFAMAGIPFAIALAALVKRDFSQWLKITLPYVASTSLALIVANVLGGYWAYKTLGWGGYWAWDPVENTSFVPWVISIALIHGLLIERRSGALRRANLLLTASIFFLVIYGTFLTRSGVLADFSVHSLVDLGINGMLVGFLLAFLALTLAIFLISRNPDKVGAPLNYNIFSRDFMLFVGMVLFLIIGAVVLFWSSLPLITRYLTSSPAAADVATYNAFAFPLAIIVSLFLTLSPFLAGPGFKIENIKSKAIFAFGIALIVAAALYVLKALSFTVGITAFIYLGVIILYMQGWPLIRQISQALAVGMVGIIIALVLGVRSVEYLIFIGAAIAAAGSHVAIIIQYIPRRMELVGGHLCHFGFGLMLVGILASSAFSSSEQITIPREGKQSAFKYGITYHGTAGSIQETNNEILLTLEDKGTKIDARPQFFYTKRMEGMMKKPYIRKGLFYDLYLSPQDIQEMPQAGALQLRKGESAPAGDFIIRFVDYDMSAHATSGGMSVGATLEVDYKGTRETVTPRLVSNPLAAEQGGPNMIPEPVKLFSGQNYDIILERVNASEGSVTLSIPGLAESSPPDQLILDVSIKPGINLLWLGTFVIFLGMAMVVYYRFKK, from the coding sequence ATGGCACCGGGACAGTTGGGTGATTTTGCGCTCGTCTTGGCCTTTGCCATGACCCTCCTTTCCGGAGTCGCGTTTCTGTTGACCGCCCTGGGTAAAAGAAACCTCTCCGATCTTGGAACCAAAGCTTATGCTCTTCAGATGACCTTCGCGACCGTTGCTTTGGGATATCTGTATTACCTTTTTTTCACGCACAATTTCGCCATAAAGTACGTTTTTGAATACTCTTCCTCCGACCTCCCATTTTTCTATCTCCTTTCGGCGTTCTGGGGCGGGCAGGAGGGAACCTATCTGCTCTGGTTATTCCTGAGCACCCTTTTCGGATTTTTCATTCTTTCTCGAACCGGAAGATATTCCACCTGGGGGATGTTTTTCCATTCCCTGGTGCATTTATTTCTCTTGTGTATCCTGGTTTTCGGTCTATCGCCATTCCGGCCGCTCGAATTTGCCGCTACTGAAGGGGCCGGGCTCAATCCGCTCCTTCAAGACCCCTGGATGGTGATTCACCCGCCGGTCATGTTCCTTGCCTTTGCCATGGCCGGGATTCCCTTTGCTATTGCCCTGGCCGCACTGGTCAAACGCGATTTCTCGCAGTGGCTCAAAATCACACTTCCTTATGTCGCGAGTACCTCTCTTGCCCTGATAGTCGCCAATGTCTTGGGCGGCTATTGGGCCTATAAGACACTTGGCTGGGGCGGTTACTGGGCCTGGGACCCGGTGGAAAATACTTCTTTCGTCCCCTGGGTGATTTCTATTGCCCTGATTCATGGCCTTCTTATCGAGCGCCGTTCCGGAGCGCTTCGGCGCGCCAATCTTCTGCTGACCGCTTCTATTTTTTTCCTGGTGATTTATGGCACTTTTCTAACTCGTTCCGGCGTGCTGGCCGATTTTTCGGTCCATTCCTTGGTCGACCTCGGTATCAATGGCATGCTGGTCGGTTTTCTTCTGGCCTTTCTTGCCCTGACTTTGGCCATATTCCTAATTTCGAGGAATCCCGATAAGGTTGGCGCCCCGCTCAACTATAATATTTTTTCCCGTGATTTCATGCTCTTTGTCGGGATGGTGCTCTTTTTGATAATAGGTGCGGTCGTGCTTTTCTGGTCATCGCTTCCTTTGATCACCAGATATCTTACCTCGTCACCGGCGGCCGCCGATGTCGCCACATATAACGCTTTTGCGTTCCCTCTGGCCATTATCGTCAGTCTCTTTTTGACCCTCAGCCCATTCTTGGCCGGACCCGGATTTAAAATTGAGAATATCAAGTCGAAAGCAATTTTTGCTTTTGGAATCGCTTTGATCGTGGCTGCGGCGCTTTACGTTCTCAAAGCATTAAGCTTCACTGTAGGAATCACTGCTTTCATTTATCTGGGCGTGATAATTCTTTACATGCAGGGGTGGCCTTTAATCAGACAGATTTCACAGGCTTTAGCGGTAGGAATGGTGGGAATCATTATCGCATTGGTTCTGGGGGTAAGATCGGTCGAATATCTGATTTTTATCGGTGCGGCAATAGCCGCCGCCGGTTCCCATGTCGCTATCATTATCCAGTATATTCCGCGCCGAATGGAACTGGTCGGCGGGCACCTCTGCCATTTTGGGTTCGGATTGATGCTGGTTGGGATTCTCGCTTCCTCGGCCTTTTCTTCCAGCGAGCAGATCACAATTCCCCGGGAAGGAAAGCAGTCGGCTTTTAAATACGGCATCACCTATCACGGTACGGCCGGTTCCATACAGGAGACGAACAATGAAATTCTGCTGACTCTTGAAGACAAAGGAACCAAAATTGATGCCCGGCCTCAATTCTTCTATACCAAACGGATGGAAGGGATGATGAAAAAGCCCTATATCCGCAAAGGCCTCTTTTACGATTTATATCTTTCGCCGCAGGATATTCAGGAAATGCCTCAGGCCGGCGCCCTCCAATTACGGAAAGGGGAATCGGCCCCCGCGGGGGATTTCATAATCAGATTTGTTGATTATGATATGAGCGCCCATGCCACCTCGGGCGGGATGTCGGTGGGAGCGACTCTGGAGGTCGATTATAAAGGCACCAGAGAGACGGTCACACCGCGTTTGGTTTCCAATCCACTGGCGGCTGAACAGGGAGGACCGAATATGATCCCGGAGCCGGTCAAGCTTTTCAGCGGGCAGAATTATGATATAATACTCGAGCGGGTTAACGCCAGTGAGGGATCTGTGACCCTTTCCATTCCGGGTCTGGCCGAATCTTCTCCGCCGGATCAGCTGATACTGGATGTTTCCATCAAACCGGGCATTAACCTCCTCTGGCTGGGGACATTCGTCATTTTCCTTGGGATGGCGATGGTCGTCTACTATCGATTCAAAAAATAG
- a CDS encoding cytochrome c maturation protein CcmE yields MKAKYIIGAAVIVIFVLWGASAFLKTTVQYVSIAEAKKMGKTVQVVGNIDFNDVEFDAENRRLIFTIYDSAAGNASTSERMKVIYKGVVPGNFEQATQVVVRGKQSSEGFIADKLLVKCPSKYQGLNKDSMGSAG; encoded by the coding sequence ATGAAGGCTAAGTATATTATCGGAGCCGCAGTCATCGTGATTTTTGTCCTCTGGGGCGCCTCCGCCTTCTTAAAAACGACGGTGCAATATGTCTCAATAGCCGAGGCCAAGAAAATGGGGAAGACGGTTCAGGTGGTGGGAAATATCGATTTCAATGATGTTGAGTTTGATGCCGAGAACCGCCGGCTGATTTTCACCATATATGATTCCGCCGCCGGAAATGCCTCAACCTCCGAAAGAATGAAAGTTATTTATAAAGGAGTGGTGCCGGGTAATTTCGAACAGGCGACTCAGGTAGTGGTGCGGGGGAAACAGAGTTCCGAGGGATTTATCGCCGATAAATTGCTGGTCAAGTGCCCTTCCAAGTATCAGGGTCTCAATAAAGACTCGATGGGATCGGCAGGTTGA
- the ccsA gene encoding cytochrome c biogenesis protein CcsA, which translates to MKYMWWKILIFLAMSGVIIMAFATPSPMDPANSLGPADAYRIFYFHVPQSWVASLAFLISMFFSIRFLQTKNKKFDLKAVTANRLGLIFAILAAITGSIFAKTTWGEFWNWSEIREVSIFILLIIYGAYFALRSALPDPDNRATLSAVLSIIFAVSAIFLIFILPRVYPTFSQHPSDSVVDKTGKLTMGPMVSIIFFTSLATFTALFLWIYNLSLKVFKAAEENLLEDI; encoded by the coding sequence ATGAAGTATATGTGGTGGAAAATATTGATATTTCTGGCGATGTCGGGGGTTATTATAATGGCCTTCGCTACCCCGTCACCAATGGACCCGGCTAATTCCTTGGGCCCGGCCGATGCCTACCGGATATTCTACTTTCATGTTCCGCAGTCATGGGTTGCCTCGCTTGCTTTTCTGATATCGATGTTCTTCTCAATCCGCTTCCTGCAGACGAAAAATAAGAAATTCGATCTGAAAGCGGTCACAGCCAACCGTCTCGGGCTTATCTTTGCGATTCTGGCCGCTATTACCGGTTCGATATTCGCCAAGACGACCTGGGGTGAATTCTGGAACTGGTCGGAGATCCGCGAGGTTTCCATTTTTATCCTTCTGATAATCTATGGCGCTTACTTTGCTCTCCGCTCGGCGCTGCCCGACCCGGATAACCGCGCCACTCTTTCCGCGGTGCTGTCGATAATTTTTGCCGTTTCGGCGATTTTCCTTATCTTCATTCTGCCCCGAGTTTACCCGACTTTTTCCCAGCACCCGTCCGATTCGGTCGTTGATAAAACCGGCAAACTCACGATGGGCCCGATGGTCAGCATCATATTTTTCACTTCGCTGGCGACCTTTACGGCTCTCTTTCTATGGATATATAATTTGTCTTTGAAGGTCTTTAAGGCTGCCGAAGAAAATCTCTTGGAGGATATTTAA
- a CDS encoding MFS transporter, which produces MQQEEIGLQPDRPPAEIPTKLLNKNFLILWQGQFISQMGNQVHAVAMMFWIKHATGSATLMGALLMLASLPGVLLGPLGGTFADRHSRRKIIIFSDLFAGVAVLSLAILLFYLPTRTELIIIWLSSVSVILSVITAAFGPAIGASIPDLVPRDKIAAANSWRQSSYQLSSFFGQGAGGILFRVLGAPVLFLFDGLSYLLSATCCLFVNIPQTFPEKATGFREVIRAFKSDTIEGMHYVWKRKGMRDLFFAATLINFFFSPFATLLPFYVEDNLKATSDWFGYMLATLGVGALLGYFFAGSVKPSGRGRTIIFVSCLIGIAAAFIAFGINTGTYTALLLMFIFGFLSGTVNIYVATILQSTTPSEIRGRVFGLLGAISGGLMPIGMGLAGVIADLTGKNIPLIFSICGIISLLVTIFLATLRDFREFVAFEPGKDDQSGSTIAPDSV; this is translated from the coding sequence GTGCAACAGGAAGAGATTGGCTTGCAACCCGACCGGCCACCGGCCGAGATTCCGACCAAACTTCTAAACAAGAATTTTCTGATTCTCTGGCAGGGGCAATTTATCAGCCAGATGGGTAATCAGGTTCATGCGGTGGCAATGATGTTTTGGATCAAGCATGCCACCGGCTCGGCCACATTGATGGGAGCATTGCTGATGCTTGCCAGCCTTCCGGGCGTGCTGTTGGGGCCGCTGGGGGGTACTTTCGCCGACCGGCATTCACGACGTAAGATAATTATTTTCAGCGACCTCTTTGCCGGAGTGGCGGTTCTCTCGCTGGCCATACTGCTGTTTTACCTCCCCACCAGAACCGAATTGATCATTATCTGGCTGAGTTCCGTATCCGTCATTTTGAGCGTAATAACGGCAGCTTTTGGCCCGGCTATCGGAGCCTCCATTCCCGATCTCGTTCCAAGAGATAAGATCGCCGCGGCCAATTCCTGGCGGCAGTCATCATATCAACTCTCATCATTCTTCGGTCAGGGGGCAGGAGGCATTCTATTCAGAGTCCTCGGAGCGCCGGTGCTGTTTCTTTTCGATGGTTTAAGTTATCTGCTCTCGGCGACCTGCTGTCTTTTCGTAAATATTCCGCAGACATTCCCCGAAAAGGCGACCGGTTTCAGGGAAGTCATCCGGGCCTTCAAGAGCGACACTATCGAGGGAATGCACTATGTCTGGAAACGGAAAGGGATGCGCGATCTGTTCTTTGCGGCGACTTTGATAAATTTCTTCTTTTCTCCGTTCGCCACTCTTCTCCCCTTTTATGTCGAGGATAACCTCAAAGCGACTTCGGACTGGTTCGGTTACATGCTGGCCACACTCGGTGTCGGCGCTCTTCTCGGATACTTTTTCGCCGGCTCGGTAAAACCCTCGGGACGGGGCCGAACTATAATATTTGTCAGTTGCCTGATTGGCATTGCCGCTGCCTTTATCGCTTTCGGAATAAACACCGGCACCTATACGGCGCTGTTGTTGATGTTCATATTCGGGTTTCTGAGCGGTACGGTTAATATTTATGTGGCCACTATCCTTCAATCAACGACGCCAAGTGAAATCCGCGGCCGGGTTTTTGGCCTGCTCGGTGCTATTTCGGGCGGTCTAATGCCGATTGGCATGGGTCTGGCCGGGGTGATAGCCGACCTGACAGGCAAGAATATCCCACTCATATTTTCCATTTGCGGTATCATATCGCTGCTTGTAACGATTTTCCTTGCTACTCTAAGGGATTTTCGTGAGTTTGTGGCCTTCGAGCCCGGCAAGGACGACCAATCCGGAAGTACAATAGCACCTGATTCCGTATGA
- the lysF gene encoding homoaconitase — MRPQNLIEKIAQRFAVGLDQGHPVQTGDYLSIRPAYCMTHDNTGAVIPKFESIGATRIADPRQLVFALDHNVQDTSEENLKKYAKIEAFAKEHGIDFYPAGRGIGHQIICEEGYAWPGTLVVASDSHSNMYGGLGCLGTPIVRTDAASIWATRRTWWQVPPVAKVELIGQLPVGVTGKDVIITLCGLYHNDEVLNHALEFTGDGLAYLSVEQRLTIANMTTEWGALAGVFPIDEVTYDYLNKRVEYVAKRGPAGVVSDEDGDGAHPRLNAPRIAALRRDHTKADPGAFYAKELTLDLSMVQPFVAGPNTVKVITAVSDIRKKNVKINKAYLVSCVNSRTEDISEAAAMVRGKKVAEGVEFYISAASSEVQAEAEKRGDWQALIKAGAIPLPSGCGPCIGLGKGILQDNEVGISATNRNFKGRMGSSSAQAYLASPAVVAASAIAGKIDFPGDYRSKFPKGQIRSARRAAAGTSEVQIIEGFQETIEGELIFCHQDNLNTDGIFPGKYTYMDDFTPEQQASVVMENYDPEFGKMVEKGDILVGGFNFGTGSSREQAATALKYRGLSLVLAGSFSETFKRNALNNGYLVIEAPELIDDLKERLGTKSLTVRTGIEAMVDFRHSVVQADGKRYRISPMGGAAQELVIAGGLENWVRAKLER, encoded by the coding sequence ATGAGACCACAGAATTTAATTGAAAAAATAGCGCAACGTTTCGCGGTCGGCCTCGACCAGGGACATCCGGTGCAGACAGGCGATTATCTTTCCATCCGCCCGGCCTATTGCATGACCCATGACAACACCGGTGCGGTTATCCCCAAATTCGAATCGATTGGAGCGACCAGAATTGCCGACCCGCGCCAGTTGGTTTTCGCGCTCGACCACAATGTGCAGGATACGAGTGAAGAGAATCTGAAAAAATACGCCAAGATTGAAGCGTTCGCCAAGGAACACGGCATAGATTTTTATCCCGCCGGCCGAGGGATTGGACATCAGATAATATGCGAAGAGGGTTACGCCTGGCCGGGGACACTGGTGGTTGCCTCCGACAGCCATTCCAACATGTACGGCGGGCTGGGATGTCTCGGAACGCCGATCGTTCGCACCGATGCCGCCTCTATCTGGGCCACTCGGCGTACCTGGTGGCAGGTTCCGCCGGTAGCTAAAGTGGAATTGATCGGACAGCTTCCGGTGGGGGTGACCGGAAAAGATGTCATTATCACCCTGTGCGGTCTCTATCATAACGATGAGGTCTTGAATCATGCTCTCGAATTCACCGGTGATGGGTTGGCTTACCTTTCCGTAGAACAGCGTCTTACGATTGCCAATATGACGACCGAGTGGGGCGCACTCGCGGGTGTCTTCCCTATCGATGAAGTTACATACGATTATCTCAACAAGCGGGTCGAATATGTCGCCAAGCGAGGACCGGCCGGGGTAGTATCGGATGAGGACGGCGATGGCGCGCATCCGCGGCTCAACGCCCCCCGGATTGCGGCTCTTCGGCGCGATCATACGAAGGCCGATCCCGGAGCTTTTTACGCCAAAGAGCTGACTCTGGATTTATCCATGGTACAGCCTTTTGTCGCGGGACCCAACACCGTCAAAGTGATAACGGCGGTCAGCGATATTCGGAAAAAGAATGTTAAGATAAACAAGGCCTATCTAGTTTCCTGTGTCAACAGCCGCACCGAGGATATTTCCGAGGCGGCGGCCATGGTGCGGGGCAAAAAAGTGGCCGAAGGGGTGGAGTTCTACATTTCGGCCGCCTCGAGTGAAGTTCAGGCGGAAGCCGAGAAGCGGGGCGATTGGCAGGCGCTCATTAAAGCGGGCGCCATTCCACTTCCCTCCGGTTGCGGCCCCTGTATAGGTTTAGGGAAAGGGATTTTGCAGGATAACGAAGTTGGCATCTCGGCCACCAACCGCAATTTCAAGGGGCGGATGGGTTCCAGCAGCGCCCAGGCTTATCTGGCCTCTCCGGCGGTGGTCGCCGCCTCGGCCATAGCAGGCAAAATCGACTTTCCGGGCGATTATCGTTCCAAATTTCCCAAAGGTCAAATACGCAGCGCCCGAAGAGCGGCCGCCGGAACCAGCGAAGTGCAGATAATTGAAGGATTCCAGGAGACAATCGAAGGGGAACTCATTTTCTGTCATCAGGACAATCTCAATACCGACGGTATTTTCCCCGGCAAGTATACTTATATGGATGATTTTACGCCCGAGCAGCAGGCCTCGGTGGTAATGGAAAACTACGACCCGGAATTCGGGAAAATGGTGGAGAAAGGGGATATCCTGGTCGGCGGATTCAATTTCGGAACCGGCAGTTCCCGCGAACAAGCCGCCACGGCACTGAAATATCGCGGCCTGAGTCTGGTGCTGGCCGGCTCTTTCTCTGAGACTTTCAAACGCAATGCACTCAATAACGGGTATCTGGTAATTGAGGCGCCGGAACTGATCGACGACCTGAAAGAGCGACTGGGAACCAAGAGCCTGACAGTCCGCACCGGCATCGAAGCCATGGTTGATTTCCGCCACTCAGTGGTTCAGGCCGACGGTAAGAGATACCGCATAAGCCCGATGGGAGGGGCCGCTCAGGAACTGGTTATAGCCGGCGGGCTGGAAAACTGGGTCAGGGCAAAACTCGAACGATAA
- a CDS encoding CcmD family protein, whose product MNPNYVVMVVTLVIWVGIFLYLLSLDKKVKKLGSKNEG is encoded by the coding sequence ATGAATCCCAACTATGTCGTCATGGTTGTAACCCTGGTCATTTGGGTCGGAATATTCCTTTATCTTTTATCCCTGGATAAAAAAGTGAAGAAACTGGGGAGCAAAAATGAAGGCTAA
- a CDS encoding MmgE/PrpD family protein yields the protein MEHSISRQIAEFAVDLRYDDLPEKVVHEVKRYLYDSIGCAYGGYHTKDVNILRDIYLGMGGSGEATLIGFGDRIPAVNATLVNSLMIRALDFNDIYWKEDPSHPSDIIPAALSTGEMMDVSMKDVITAIVLAYEFEQRLCEFAVPGVRERKWHHATLTQFVSPIVAGKILGLTVDQMVHAIGINGAHNHTIGCPTAGQLTMMKNTVDPMAVQSGVFAALMAKKGYTGTEKVFEGKEGLMDVFGPQWAIEKLTGGLGEKYKILECSMKAFPTEALTHTHITATLKVVIGHNISYDQIERVTVTTIARACDILFDQHKYRPRSRETADHSLPYCIAAALVDHQVTTQSFSEEKLQDKRIWEVIDRIKGEASMEFEKMFPAKQPSKVVVRTKDGREFSEYLEYPKGDPREPMTTEDLEAKFDALSSKLLSPERRKEIREVIFACEKMKTRDFMHHLTV from the coding sequence ATGGAGCACTCAATATCACGGCAAATAGCCGAATTCGCGGTCGATTTGCGATACGATGATCTGCCCGAGAAAGTGGTGCACGAAGTCAAACGGTACCTCTATGATTCTATCGGATGCGCCTACGGCGGTTACCATACCAAAGATGTAAATATCCTGCGCGATATTTATCTGGGTATGGGCGGAAGCGGAGAAGCGACCTTGATAGGATTTGGCGACCGGATCCCGGCGGTCAACGCCACGCTGGTAAATTCGCTCATGATACGCGCCCTCGATTTCAACGACATTTATTGGAAAGAGGATCCTTCGCATCCCTCCGATATCATTCCGGCGGCTCTATCCACGGGCGAGATGATGGATGTGTCGATGAAAGATGTCATCACCGCTATTGTCCTGGCGTACGAATTCGAACAGCGTCTCTGTGAATTTGCCGTTCCGGGCGTTCGTGAGCGCAAATGGCATCATGCCACCTTGACCCAATTTGTTTCCCCGATCGTAGCCGGAAAAATACTGGGCCTTACGGTTGACCAGATGGTGCATGCCATCGGCATCAACGGCGCCCATAACCATACGATCGGCTGCCCCACCGCCGGGCAGTTGACCATGATGAAAAATACGGTCGACCCGATGGCGGTGCAATCCGGTGTCTTTGCCGCCCTTATGGCAAAAAAGGGATATACCGGGACAGAGAAGGTTTTCGAGGGCAAAGAAGGGCTGATGGATGTTTTTGGCCCCCAATGGGCGATAGAGAAACTCACGGGGGGACTCGGGGAGAAATATAAAATTCTCGAATGCAGTATGAAAGCATTTCCGACCGAGGCGCTGACCCATACCCATATCACGGCGACTCTGAAAGTGGTCATAGGGCACAATATCAGTTACGATCAGATTGAACGGGTTACCGTGACCACGATCGCCCGCGCCTGCGACATTCTTTTCGACCAACACAAATATCGCCCCCGGTCGCGCGAAACGGCCGACCACTCTCTGCCTTATTGTATCGCCGCCGCCCTGGTCGACCATCAGGTCACCACGCAGTCGTTCTCCGAGGAAAAACTTCAGGATAAGCGGATATGGGAAGTAATCGACAGAATCAAGGGAGAGGCCTCGATGGAGTTCGAAAAGATGTTCCCGGCCAAGCAACCCTCAAAGGTGGTGGTTAGGACCAAGGACGGCCGTGAATTTTCGGAATATCTTGAATATCCCAAAGGGGACCCGCGGGAGCCGATGACCACGGAGGATCTCGAGGCAAAATTTGACGCCCTTTCTTCAAAGCTCCTTTCTCCGGAGCGCCGAAAGGAAATTCGGGAAGTGATTTTTGCATGCGAGAAAATGAAGACGCGGGATTTCATGCATCACCTGACAGTATGA
- a CDS encoding sigma 54-interacting transcriptional regulator translates to MTKFNAKSMLPDDYAHYCILKTEIGLQLGDYDLLPIINSAIRHYRYSIRTDRYAKAKFLLGRVYVAMGNHAEARECFLESYGSYKRCDDVGGAAASLNRLAFIAGLSGEIDASINLLKQCIDLYQQSNDQEKVKSLTHNLAMVYFISGQLQSALSLFNCTAAHMHNPTADFTYRHKLRCALVMAHVGDIGPAKQLIAETTQLSGDLKREKAQYYEFLGWIHILAGEFNEAEKALLSGLELSLKIAPESALISQTKRLLADAYLGLKRYDLAQKYAEEALIVAEKINERAEIAACWRVFAQTALQRGEKDKAKEWFKKAIDLFAQISSRYELAATRYLAAVSGLYGNGEKAALLYLAKEYFESEDIRPYIEKVNAVLTVTPARPAPRPSGGACPVFVAEHPTTRKIRALAENIAASEMTVLLTGPTGTGKDQLAKYIHFCSGRAGKFVSVNAAAIPEGMVESELFGYRKGAFTGAPQDKPGLFETAEGGTFYLNEIADTTPQFQAKLLEVLETREVRRLGSTQPTKLNIRVIAATNQNLEEAIRSGRFRADLYHRLNEIPISLPPLSERSDDIPALISHFLAEGGFDPTSDGNHDAFKEICSILQTRPWSGNVRELRVEVRRLCLTCSGDISRMLEFLSEGNQTDREKLLKTLQESDWNQREAARRLGLTEGGVRYQMRKYDIGNDSDA, encoded by the coding sequence TTGACCAAGTTCAATGCTAAGTCAATGTTGCCTGACGACTATGCCCATTATTGCATTTTGAAGACCGAGATAGGTCTTCAACTTGGCGATTATGATCTTCTCCCCATCATCAATAGCGCCATCCGGCATTACAGGTATAGTATTCGGACCGATAGATACGCCAAAGCCAAATTCCTGCTCGGCAGGGTCTACGTCGCGATGGGAAATCATGCCGAAGCGCGCGAATGTTTTCTCGAATCGTACGGAAGCTATAAACGATGCGATGATGTCGGAGGCGCTGCAGCCTCACTAAATCGTTTAGCATTTATTGCAGGTTTATCCGGCGAAATTGACGCTTCTATCAATCTTCTCAAGCAATGCATTGACCTATATCAGCAGTCAAATGACCAGGAAAAAGTTAAAAGTCTGACCCATAATCTTGCTATGGTATATTTTATTTCGGGCCAACTGCAAAGCGCACTTTCACTATTCAATTGCACAGCAGCACATATGCACAATCCTACAGCAGATTTCACCTATCGTCATAAATTGCGCTGTGCCCTAGTCATGGCCCACGTTGGTGATATTGGGCCAGCAAAGCAGCTCATAGCTGAGACGACACAATTGTCCGGCGATCTAAAGCGTGAAAAGGCGCAGTATTATGAATTCCTCGGCTGGATACATATCCTTGCGGGGGAATTCAATGAGGCGGAGAAGGCGCTTCTATCAGGGCTGGAACTCTCGCTTAAAATCGCCCCCGAGTCGGCCCTTATCTCCCAAACCAAACGGCTTCTGGCTGATGCTTATCTCGGCCTGAAGAGGTACGATTTGGCCCAGAAATATGCCGAGGAAGCATTAATTGTCGCCGAGAAGATCAACGAGCGGGCCGAAATTGCCGCTTGTTGGCGGGTGTTCGCTCAGACTGCCCTTCAAAGAGGGGAAAAAGATAAAGCCAAAGAATGGTTCAAAAAAGCAATTGACCTTTTCGCTCAAATAAGCAGCCGGTATGAACTGGCGGCCACCCGCTACCTGGCGGCTGTCTCCGGATTGTATGGCAATGGCGAGAAGGCGGCCCTCCTTTATCTGGCGAAAGAATATTTTGAGTCGGAAGATATCCGGCCGTACATAGAGAAAGTTAATGCCGTGTTGACGGTAACACCCGCACGCCCCGCTCCTCGTCCCTCCGGCGGGGCGTGTCCTGTTTTTGTGGCGGAACATCCCACGACTCGGAAAATCCGGGCGTTGGCCGAGAATATTGCCGCCTCAGAGATGACAGTTTTGTTGACCGGGCCGACCGGTACGGGGAAAGACCAGTTGGCCAAATATATCCACTTTTGTTCGGGGCGGGCGGGCAAATTCGTTTCGGTGAATGCGGCGGCGATACCGGAGGGGATGGTTGAATCGGAGTTGTTTGGGTATCGGAAAGGGGCATTCACTGGGGCTCCACAGGATAAGCCGGGTTTGTTTGAAACGGCCGAAGGCGGCACTTTTTATTTGAATGAGATTGCCGATACGACGCCGCAGTTTCAGGCGAAACTTCTGGAGGTTTTGGAGACCAGAGAGGTTCGTCGGCTGGGGAGCACGCAGCCGACCAAACTGAATATTCGGGTGATCGCAGCGACCAATCAAAACCTGGAGGAGGCAATTCGCAGCGGCCGGTTTCGGGCCGATCTCTATCACCGTCTGAATGAGATACCGATTTCACTTCCGCCGCTGTCGGAGCGCAGCGACGACATCCCGGCTCTAATCTCTCATTTTCTTGCCGAAGGCGGCTTTGATCCTACGTCTGATGGGAATCATGATGCTTTTAAGGAAATCTGTAGCATTCTTCAGACCCGCCCCTGGTCGGGGAATGTGCGGGAGTTGCGGGTAGAGGTTCGGCGTCTCTGCCTGACCTGCAGTGGGGATATAAGCAGGATGCTTGAGTTTTTGTCTGAAGGGAATCAGACTGACAGGGAGAAACTGCTTAAGACACTTCAGGAATCGGATTGGAATCAGCGCGAGGCGGCCCGCCGGCTGGGCCTTACTGAGGGTGGGGTGCGCTATCAAATGCGAAAATACGA